One genomic window of Equus caballus isolate H_3958 breed thoroughbred chromosome 6, TB-T2T, whole genome shotgun sequence includes the following:
- the OR6C2L gene encoding olfactory receptor family 6 subfamily C member 2L (The RefSeq protein has 1 substitution compared to this genomic sequence), with amino-acid sequence MGNHTAITTFILLGLTEDARLQVLIFIFLFLTYVLSITGNLTIIILTLMDSHLRTPMYFFLQNFSILEISFTTVCIPRFLYSLSTGDNTITYNACASQIFFIGLFGATEFFLLAAMSYDRYVAICKPLHYMTIMNNRVCTILVLCCWISGLMIIITPLGMGLQLEFCDSNTIDHFGCDAAPLFKISCSDTWFIEQTVIICAVLTFIITLVGVILSYMIIIRTILKFPSTSQRKRAFSTCSSHMIVVSITYGSCIFIYMKPSAKEEVDINKGVSVLTTSVAPLLNPFIYTLRNKQVKQAFNNTIKKIAFLLHK; translated from the coding sequence ATGGGAAATCACACAGCAATAACAACATTCATCCTGTTGGGACTTACAGAGGACGCACGCCTGCAAGTTCtgatttttatcttcttgttTCTCACCTATGTTCTGAGCATTACTGGAAATCTGACCATTATCATTCTTACACTCATGGATTCTCATCTTAGAAcacctatgtatttttttcttcaaaacttCTCCATCTTAGAAATCTCATTCACAACAGTCTGTATTCCCAGATTTCTGTACAGTTTATCAACTGGGGACAACACCATTACTTACAATGCCTGTGCtagtcaaatattttttattggacTTTTTGGGGCCACAGAATTTTTTCTTCTGGCAGccatgtcctatgaccgctatgtggccatctgtaaacCCCTGCATTACATGACCATCATGAACAACAGAGTCTGTACCATCCTTGTCCTCTGCTGCTGGGTCTCTGGGTTGATGATCATCATCACACCCCTTGGTATGGGCCTCCAGCTGGAGTTCTGTGACTCCAATACTATTGATCATTTTGGCTGTGATGCAGCTCCCCTATTTAAGATTTCATGCTCAGATACGTGGTTCATAGAACAGACGGTTATAATCTGTGCAGTATTGACATTCATCATTACCCTGGTAGGTGTCATTCTTTCGTATATGATTATCATCAGGACAATTCTAAAATTCCCTTCTacttcacaaagaaaaagagCTTTTTCCACTTGTTCTTCTCACATGATTGTTGTTTCCATCACCTATGGCAGCTGTATTTTCATCTACATGAAGCCTTCAGCCAAAGAAGAGGTGGACATCAATAAAGGGGTATCTGTGCTCACTACCTCTGTTGCTCCTTTGTTGAACCCCTTCATTTATACTTTGAGGAACAAGCAAGTGAAACAAGCTTTCAATAACACAATCAAAAAAATTGCATTTCTCTTACACAAATAA
- the OR6C328 gene encoding olfactory receptor 6C2: MKNCTVTTFILLGLTEDPELQVLIFIFLFLTYLLSITGNLTIIALTFVDPQLKTPMYYFLQNFSFLEMSFTTACIPRYLYNIATGDNIITYNACIMQVFFTDLFAITEFFLLAAMSYDRYVAICSPLQYVTIMSSRVCRRLVFCCWLAGLLTIAPPLSLGLNLKFCDSNVVDHFLCDAFPLLKISCSDTRLMGKTVLICAVLTLILTLMCVFLSYAYIIKTILGFPSAQQRKKAFSTCSSHMVVVSITYGTCMFIYMNPTAEKQVTVNKVLSLLVSSISPMLNPFIYTLRNKQVKKAFNNSIKRIASFLKK, from the coding sequence ATGAAAAACTGTACAGTAACAACATTCATACTGTTGGGATTGACTGAGGACCCTGAGTTGCAAGttctgatttttatctttctgtttctcaccTACCTGCTGAGTATAACGGGGAACTTGACTATCATCGCACTCACCTTTGTGGATCCTCAACTTAAAACACCTATGTACTACTTTTTACAAAATTTCTCCTTCTTGGAGATGTCATTCACAACTGCCTGTATTCCCAGATACTTGTATAACATAGCAACAGGAGATAATATCATTACATATAATGCTTGTATCATGCAAGTCTTTTTTACTGATCTCTTTGCAATAACAGAATTCTTTCTCCTGGCTGccatgtcctatgaccgctacGTGGCCATCTGCAGTCCCTTGCAGTATGTGACCATCATGAGCAGCAGAGTCTGCAGGAGGCTTGTTTTTTGCTGTTGGTTGGCTGGATTGTTGACCATAGCCCCCCCACTTAGTCTGGGGCTAAATCTGAAATTCTGCGACTCGAATGTTGTTGATCATTTTCTCTGTGATGCTTTTCCCCTCCTGAAGATATCATGTTCAGACACACGGCTCATGGGAAAAACTGTATTAATCTGTGCTGTGCTGACCCTCATTTTGACCCTTATGTGTGTATTTCTATCCTATGCTTACATAATTAAGACGATTTTAGGATTTCCATCTGCCCAGCAAAGAAAAAAGGCCTTTTCCACCTGTTCTTCCCACATGGTTGTGGTTTCCATCACCTATGGCACATGCATGTTCATCTACATGAATCCGACAGCAGAGAAACAAGTGACTGTCAATAAAGTGCTTTCACTGCTCGTTTCTTCCATTTCACCTATGTTAAATCCATTTATTTATACACTGAGAAATAAGCAAGTGAAGAAAGCCttcaacaactcaattaaaagaaTTGCATCATTCctgaagaagtaa